In Blautia wexlerae DSM 19850, a single window of DNA contains:
- a CDS encoding tyrosine-type recombinase/integrase: MRIKAKDPHLVSLMGEFMRIYLPGVRNRDKDTIDSYRYSINLFVTYLESEQKVTVLTMQSSDFSQKNIVEFMAWLKSERNNVAPTINHRLSDLRGFCKYLYKKNAISLDAYEAIREISDVDDERILDFTWLSVNDVYLVLKSTDSNREAVRDRFLLSLLYESGARINEVLSLKLLDIKATSNGEADVHFYGKGKKHRITPLSKEIWSQFEDYCEKYHPDKTSENLVFYSFRNGQKNKMSSDNVSRILVGCEAEVRKSNPDLVHLHSHLFRRTRAMHLYQAGVPLPTISEWLGHSNIETTRFYAKVTEEMKREALHKLSDSDRSVFKDDVVFKYANDEDAIKRLCGLK, from the coding sequence TCGCGATAAAGACACAATTGACTCGTACAGATATAGCATAAATCTGTTTGTGACATACCTTGAATCAGAACAAAAGGTGACTGTCCTAACGATGCAGTCATCTGACTTCAGCCAGAAAAACATAGTAGAATTCATGGCTTGGCTGAAATCTGAACGCAATAACGTGGCACCGACCATAAACCATCGCCTGTCAGACCTGCGGGGATTCTGCAAGTACCTTTATAAAAAGAACGCTATCTCCCTTGATGCGTATGAGGCAATCCGCGAGATAAGCGATGTTGATGATGAAAGGATTCTCGATTTTACATGGCTTTCAGTTAATGATGTGTACCTGGTTCTTAAAAGTACAGATAGCAACCGTGAAGCTGTAAGAGATCGTTTTCTCCTGTCGCTTCTGTATGAAAGCGGTGCACGGATAAATGAGGTATTGTCACTAAAACTCCTTGATATTAAAGCGACATCCAACGGGGAGGCTGATGTCCATTTCTACGGAAAAGGAAAGAAACATAGGATTACACCCTTATCCAAGGAAATATGGAGCCAGTTTGAAGATTACTGCGAAAAATATCATCCAGACAAGACTTCGGAGAACCTAGTGTTTTATTCTTTCCGAAATGGCCAGAAAAACAAAATGTCCAGTGATAATGTCAGCCGTATACTTGTAGGATGTGAAGCAGAGGTTCGCAAAAGCAATCCGGATCTAGTCCATCTGCATTCGCATCTTTTCAGAAGGACGAGGGCAATGCACCTGTATCAGGCGGGGGTGCCTCTCCCTACTATATCTGAATGGCTTGGTCATTCGAATATAGAAACGACTCGTTTCTACGCCAAGGTTACTGAAGAGATGAAGAGGGAAGCACTGCATAAGCTTAGCGATAGCGACAGATCCGTCTTTAAGGATGATGTGGTGTTCAAGTATGCCAATGACGAAGATGCTATCAAGCGGCTTTGTGGATTAAAATAA